The genomic region CGAGGAGCGTGCCCGCGAATGCCGGGGGCTGCCTTAGCCGGGACATCTCCATTCTGAGACGGGAGAGCTCTCTCTCCAGCCTCTCCTTATCTGCCTCCAGGGTTCTCACTTGGAGTTCGAGCTGCCTGATTCTCCTCTTGAGGTACATGATGTAATCATCGTACTCGTCCGATGGTTTAACTCCGACGTCTTCAACGCTCATATTTTTCACCTCTCACATCTAAAACTGTGTAGAAGGGTCTTTTTAACTCTATCTTTCCCATGCATGCTCTGGGGTACCCGGCTTTATATACCTTTGGTACGGGATGTGCGGATTTTTCCTGACTTAATTTTGAAGTAATGGAACCATGGTTTATTTGCGAAATTCTTATTAACTTCGAGTACCAACTATAAAGGGGTTATAGCAAGGGGTGGGATGTAATGAGAGTTGAGATAAAGTTCAGGCCCGCAAAGGAGGGCACGATTCTCCCGTTCAATTATAACTATGACGTTTACGCTCAGCTTCTTGAAAAGATGGCTATAGTTTCACCCGAAATAGCCCGGGAGGCCGAGGTAAGTCACGTTGATTACTTCACCTTCTCCCGCATCATGGTTAGGAAGCGTGAACTTCTACCAGACAGGGGAATAAAGGTGCTCTCCGACGATGTTTCCCTTTATGTCTCCTCGTCTTCCAGCGAGCTGATAAAGGCCGTTGTGGAGGGCTTTATTGACAGTCCAGTTCTCCAGCTGGGCGATGCAGCTTTCATAGCGGACGACATCAAGATCCTTAAGGAACCCCGCATAAAGGACGGGGCGCTCTTCTCAACGCTCAGTCCAATAATGGTTAGAACCGTCAAGCTCAGCGGCAACAAGATGAAGATATGGGACCTCTACCCGAATGAGGGG from Thermococcus sp. MAR1 harbors:
- the cas6 gene encoding CRISPR-associated endoribonuclease Cas6 → MRVEIKFRPAKEGTILPFNYNYDVYAQLLEKMAIVSPEIAREAEVSHVDYFTFSRIMVRKRELLPDRGIKVLSDDVSLYVSSSSSELIKAVVEGFIDSPVLQLGDAAFIADDIKILKEPRIKDGALFSTLSPIMVRTVKLSGNKMKIWDLYPNEGAFFDKLRKVMLMRYSAIMGTMPEERDFTIDVIKFKPVRILVRDTYYRGSLMIFRYHGSLEIARFGYENGFGEKTRYGFGMVKVIDEEPKREGQE